Proteins from one Meriones unguiculatus strain TT.TT164.6M chromosome 10, Bangor_MerUng_6.1, whole genome shotgun sequence genomic window:
- the Fcgr1a gene encoding high affinity immunoglobulin gamma Fc receptor I has protein sequence MWLLTTLLLWVPVGAQEVNVTQAVITLQPPWVSIFLKESVTLWCKGPHQPGDSFTKWFINSTAVQISTPSYSIAEASFKDSGEYRCQTGLSMQSDPIQLEIHKDWLLLQTSSRVLTEGEPLALRCHGWKNKLVYNVIFYRNGKSFWFTHGSEVTIQKTNLSHNGIYHCSGIRGKRFQSAGMAVTVKELFSAPVLTVSPSPSPDRGLVTLSCETKLLGPSPGPRLYFSFYAGSEVLQDRNTSSRLHLRSKRGDSRLYSCEVTTEDGSVRKRSPELPRLGRQSSAPVLFRILFCLSVGIMFLVNTVLYVKIRKKLQGKKKCSLKVPLVSDQGKKVTFFPQVGGDDISEEVRANVKWTTPKEAPEEPVSGHPWTSTA, from the exons ATGTGGCTTCTAACTACTCTGCTCCTCTGGG TTCCTGTTGGTGCACAGGAGG TTAATGTCACACAGGCTGTGATCACCTTACAGCCTCCATGGGTTAGTATTTTCCTGAAGGAAAGTGTCACTTTATGGTGCAAGGGGCCCCACCAGCCTGGTGACAGTTTCACAAAGTGGTTTATCAACAGCACAGCTGTTCAGATCTCTACGCCCAGTTATAGCATCGCTGAGGCCAGTTTCAAGGACAGTGGTGAATACAGGTGCCAGACAGGTCTCTCAATGCAAAGTGACCCCATACAGCTGGAGATCCACAAAG ACTGGCTGCTGCTCCAGACCTCTAGCAGAGTCCTCACTGAAGGAGAACCCCTCGCCCTGCGCTGTCACGGATGGAAGAATAAGCTGGTGTACAACGTGATTTTCTATCGGAATGGGAAATCCTTTTGGTTTACTCATGGTTCTGAGGTCACCATTCAGAAAACCAACCTGAGCCACAATGGCATCTACCACTGCTCAGGCATACGGGGAAAACGCTTCCAGTCTGCAGGAATGGCTGTCACCGTGAAAG AGCTGTTTTCGGCGCCGGTGCTGACGGTGTCGCCATCTCCCTCCCCGGACAGGGGCCTGGTCACCCTGAGCTGCGAGACCAAGCTGCTCGGGCCGAGTCCCGGCCCACGGCTTTACTTCTCCTTCTACGCGGGCAGCGAGGTCCTGCAGGACAGGAACACGTCCTCGCGGCTCCACCTACGAAGCAAGAGAGGAGACTCGCGGCTGTACTCGTGTGAGGTCACCACGGAGGACGGCAGCGTCCGCAAGCGCAGCCCCGAGCTGCCGAGGCTCG GTCGCCAGTcatcagctcctgtcttgtttcgcATCCTTTTCTGTCTGTCAGTGGGAATAATGTTTTTGGTGAACACGGTTCTCTATGTGAAAATACGTAAGAAActgcaaggaaagaaaaagtgcAGTTTAAAAGTCCCTCTGGTTTCTGACCAGGGGAAGAAAGTAACTTTTTTTCCGCAAGTTGGAGGCGATGACATTTCTGAGGAAGTAAGGGCCAATGTAAAATGGACCACACCAAAAGAAGCTCCAGAAGAGCCTGTCAGTGGACACCCGTGGACCTCAACAGCCTGA
- the LOC110543866 gene encoding uncharacterized protein LOC110543866 isoform X1: protein MTYWAMSQSGQHREFLSERQSKNVLGMKTPQHHTTPTPKGCLTHSPPHHQHQIPSACCLPGRSLARLTHVSFLTPPMLEPAERRRSQPPPARSLTSSRRSLGRANEAGGRVFSPGDGGGEHQRRPPEGATRSPESADRTGSPGWVLLRLRSGGHRRPLTMLRWRSATSSPCAESALGRLLCPVAEGKGHAPAFPRAFCCRQPNRDPSAPASEGKAIIRKA, encoded by the exons atgacCTACTGGGCTATGTCTCAGTCAGGACAACACAGAGAATTCCTGTCTGAAAGGCAAAGCAAGAACGT TCTAGGAATGAAGACTCCCCAGCACCACACCACTCCTACCCCAAAAGGCTGTCTGACCCACTCTCCTCCCCACCATCAGCACCAGATCCCTTCGGCATGCTGCCTGCCTGGCCGCTCCCTGGCTCGGCTGACCCACGTTTCCTTCCTAACCCCTCCAATGCTGGAACCAGCGGAGAGGCGGAGGTCGCAGCCACCTCCCGCTCGCTCTCTAACGTCTTCCCGCCGTAGTCTGGGGCGGGCGAACGAGGCGGGAGGAAGAGTCTTTTCTCCTGGGGACGGCGGCGGCGAGCACCAACGGCGGCCACCAGAGGGCGCTACGCGGAGTCCCGAGAGCGCTGATCGGACAGGCTCGCCGGGCTGGGTACTTCTGCGGCTGCGCAGTGGCGGCCACCGCCGGCCTCTCACGATGCTGCGCTGGCGCAGCGCGACGTCATCACCGTGCGCTGAGTCTGCTCTAGGGAGGCTGCTCTGCCCTGTAGCGGAGGGAAAAGGACACGCGCCAGCCTTCCCTCGCGCCTTCTGCTGCCGCCAGCCCAATCGAGATCCTTCCGCTCCTGCCAGCGAGGGGAAAGCAATTATTCGCAAGGCTTGA
- the LOC110543866 gene encoding histone H2B type 2-F isoform X2 has protein sequence MPDPAKSAPAPKKGSKKAVTKVQKKDGKKRKRSRKESYSVYVYKVLKQVHPDTGISSKAMGIMNSFVNDIFERIAGEASRLAHYNKRSTITSREIQTAVRLLLPGELAKHAVSEGTKAVTKYTSSK, from the coding sequence ATGCCGGATCCAGCCAAGTCTGCTCCTGCGCCCAAGAAGGGCTCCAAGAAGGCCGTCACCAAAGTGCAGAAGAAGGACGGCAAGAAGCGCAAGCGCAGCCGCAAGGAGAGCTACTCGGTGTACGTGTACAAGGTGCTGAAGCAGGTGCACCCCGACACGGGCATCTCGTCCAAGGCCATGGGCATCATGAACTCGTTCGTCAACGACATCTTCGAGCGCATCGCGGGCGAGGCGTCGCGCCTGGCGCACTACAACAAGCGCTCGACCATCACGTCCCGGGAGATCCAGACGGCCGTGCGCCTGCTGCTGCCCGGGGAGCTGGCCAAGCACGCCGTGTCCGAGGGCACCAAGGCCGTCACCAAGTACACCAGCTCCAAGTGA
- the LOC110543865 gene encoding histone H3 — MARTKQTARKSTGGKAPRKQLATKAARKSAPATGGVKKPHRYRPGTVALREIRRYQKSTELLIRKLPFQRLVREIAQDFKTDLRFQSSAVMALQEASEAYLVGLFEDTNLCAIHAKRVTIMPKDIQLARRIRGERA; from the coding sequence ATGGCTCGCACGAAGCAGACGGCCCGCAAGTCCACCGGCGGCAAGGCCCCGCGCAAGCAGCTGGCCACCAAGGCGGCCCGCAAGAGCGCGCCCGCCACGGGCGGCGTCAAGAAGCCGCACCGCTACCGGCCCGGCACCGTGGCGCTGCGCGAGATCCGGCGCTACCAGAAGTCCACCGAGCTGCTGATCCGCAAGCTGCCGTTCCAGCGCCTGGTGCGCGAGATCGCGCAGGACTTCAAGACCGACCTGCGCTTCCAGAGCTCGGCCGTCATGGCGCTGCAGGAGGCGAGCGAGGCCTACCTGGTGGGCCTCTTCGAGGACACCAACCTGTGCGCCATCCACGCCAAGCGCGTCACCATCATGCCCAAGGACATCCAGCTGGCGCGCCGCATCCGCGGGGAGCGGGCTTAA